TTGCCGCTATTGCCAGTGGACCACCAACCTTCAAATGACGCTGCAACGAGAAAATGGCATCCTCCACCGTAACATCAGTACCATTGGAAAACTTCAAGCCATCACGCAGCACAAACGTATACGTCAAGCCGTCATCACTGATGCTATGTGACTTGGCAAGCCAGTCCACAATTTTGCCTTTGCTATCGAAAGTAACCAAAGATTCAAATACTTTGTCAATGGCAAAGGCATTGTTCGACGTAATCTCATTATGTAAATCAAACGAGGTTACTGAAGCAGGCCGTCCATAGACGAAAGTGCCGCCCACTGCAGGTTTATCCGTATTTGCACTCTGATTCGCTCCTTGATTCGTGCTCTGCTGAGCGCCATTATTTTGATCAGGAGCGTTCTTCGATCCGGAGCATCCCGCAACTAACACCAATAATAGAACTGCTAACGTTCCTACCCACAATGGCTTTCTTAATGATGCATTTAACTCTAGCACGTATAATCCTCCTTTTTCGTATAAAGCATATGCATTTAGTATGGATAGTATTATGATTTAATCCTCCCGGTCTGTCAAACAAAAAAACTTTATTATGACGGGCTAAAACTAATTTATTGTCAAGCTGACTCGATCTTGCCGACTGTATCATCGGACGGAGCTTTGTTTTGCTCTATCCGATAGTAATCTCTGAAACAAATAGATACATTAAAAGATGAACATATTGTAATCGTTCTGACATTGATTTTTCCATAAGACAGTTGTATTATCATAAATGTAAACTACAATTGTCTTAGGGAAGGAGAGTGTTATGGATAAGCTGAATCTGGGCGATTCCGAGTTGAAGGTCATGTCTGTCCTCTGGCAGGAAGGCGATACAACAGCCAAGCATATCGCCGGTATTTTGTCCGACAGCTACGGCTGGAATGTAAATACGACATATACGCTCATCAAGCGCTGCATCAAAAAAGGAGCGATTCAACGCTCCGAACCGAACTTCATTTGCCATGCGCTGGTGTCTCAAGAGGAAGTGCAGAGAAAAAGCACAATGGATCTGGTGAACAAAATTTTCGACGGTTCCACCAACAAGCTATTCGCTTCACTGCTCGGCAAAAAGGAACTTTCCAATGAGCAGATTGACCGGCTGAAAAAAATGGTAGACGAGTTGGATGAATGAGGTGCTTATGATGAACTGGCTGCAAATGGATATTTCCGCAGCTCTGATGATCGTTATTGTGGTCGGTGTGCGGGCATTGAACAAAAACACGCTCCCCCGCTCTGCTTTTTTATGGCTGTGGGCGATCGTCTGGCTGCGACTCTGCATTCCTTTTTCCCTGCCTTCGGAATGGAATCTGTATTCGTTGTTGAATACAGCGGCCAATAAGCTGAGTGGTCCAACGAATATGGCAGCTACGGCAGTTCCTACTTCTCCGGTGGCTACCTGGACAGCGGCTTTATCGGATTCAACGCCCCCCCAACAATCATGGGGCGTACTGTCCGTACTGCCTTCCACTTTTCCGCAATCAGCACCTGACGCGTCGGCATGGCTGCTCGTCTGGCTGATAGGTGCAATCGGGCTCGTAGTGTTTTTCACCGTAGCGTATATCAGGTGGTATCGCCGTTTCCGCTTTGCCCGTCCGGTCAAGCATGAATTTGTAGATCGCTGGCTATCCCGCCATCGTCTGCTGCGGAGCATTCAGATCAGACAGACTGAGAAAATTGCTTCTCCACTTACATACGGGATTATTCGGCCTGTTATTTTAATGCCCGTAACAATAGATTGGAGCGATCACAAGCGACTGGAATATGTTTTGACTCATGAATACGTGCATATCCGCCGCTTCGACAGCGGTACGAAAATGTTGCTACTGCTGGCGTTCTGTCTACACTGGTACAACCCGTTTGTATGGCTGACGTATGTACTTGTTAACCGGGATATAGAGTTGTACTGTGATGAGGCGGTAATACGACGTCTTGGCTATCAGCGGCGCTCCGATTATGCGCGCACCCTGATCCATATGGAAGAGCAAAAGCTGGCACTGCCATCCATGAACAATTATTTTAGCAAATTAGCCATTGAAGAAAGGATTGAATCTATTATGAAAATGAAAAAAACAACAGTTGCAGGTGCACTATCTGCTTGCCTGCTTATCGGAAGTCTAGCGACTGTACTAGCAACCTCTCCTGCCAGCGCTTCTATCGCGGCCTCGCATGCTGGTTCTGCTACGTTAGCGAAACATGCGAATGAATATCGTGCCGGAGAAACCTGGAAAGTAAACAACGAATGGGAATTTACCGTCAATTCGGTTCGCGAGACCACACTAGAGGGCAACACGATAGATGGTAACCGACCGGCCAAGCAGGTGCTAATCGTGAACTACAGCTACAAGAACATTCGTCCAGCTGGAGGCGAGCCACTCGCGTTCTCCAAGGCTCATTTTTGGATGACAGATGCACACGATCCGGAAAATAATAGTGCAGACGGCTCGCATTACACCCTATTCGTGCCTGGCATGGATCGCATCGGGGTTGTAAATCCGGGCCAAAGCGTACAGGGCGCAGAATGGGTTTACGCTTTTTATGACAAAAAGACCGATAAGGTTGAATTCAACGTTGGTGCCTACGACTCGCATGAGAAGCTGCATGAAACCAAATTTATTGTGCCTGTAGAAGCACATAAGGCAGCGAAGTAAAAGAGCATTGTCCAAATATGCAGGAATGCTGTTAACCCTATATATGAGTAAGAATAAATAATGAAACACTGACCTTGCTGCTAATCTGCGGTCGCCTTAAACGTACATGTTAATAGCGATCGCAGGTTTTGTTATTCAGTCTATATGTTCTGCTTGGATATCGCCCCGAAATATTCTACAACTACCTCACGGAATTCCAGGGCAGCCCGTGAAATGTACCGACTCCTGTGCCATAATAAAGCTATCTCACGTACCAATTTATGATTCTCTACTTGGAGATATTTGAGATGTTCCCGTGAATTTCTTGCCGTGCTTGGTATGAAGGCTATACCAATTTCGGCTTCCACAAGAGTACTAAGCCTTGCAGGTTCATCCCCCTCATACACATATTTAGGCACAAAACCATCCGATTTGCATACAGAGTCCACTAAATCACGAGTACCGTAGCCTCTCTTTACACCGACAAACCATTCATCCCTCAGCTCTGCCAAGGATACGCTGCTTCGATCTGCCAGCCGATGTCCCTTGGGAACAGCTACAAGGATTGGGTCGATAAACACGATTTGACATTCGATCTCATCCCCCTCTATAGGCGGTGACGACAAGCAAAAATCGACCTCTCCTCTATGAAGAAGCGTAACCATTTCTTGCGTGGTCAGCATTTGCACATGAAATTGAATATAGGGTCGCTTTTTCCGAAACTCTCGAAGGATATTTGGTAATGTGCTTGCGGTGGTCACCGCCAATTCGAGTGTGCCATGTTCCGGGCTTAATAAATCGCTAAGTTCCTGCTTCCCCTGTTCCAATTCAAACAAAGCCCTCTCTGCACGGTGAAGGAATCTGCTTCCGAACTCATTCAATCGCAGTTTCCTCCCTGTTCGATCGAATAAAGAGACCCCCAGATCTTCCTCCAGGCGTTGAATTGTTTTGCTCAGCGACGATTGAGTAACGTGCAGACTTCGTGCAGCTTCGGTTACATGTTCCAAACGAGCTACCGCGAGAAAATATTGCAGTTGAAGAAGTTCCATTTCAAACCTCCATTCATTCCCTCAAGTCAATGAGATTATAACATCAAATGCATTGGAATAAATAATTGATTTCAAGTACGATGATATTAATTCGCTTTGGGGGGACCAAAAATGAGTGTTCGCAACTGGTGGTTAATGATTTCAGTTGGTCTAGGGATACTATTGAACCCATTAAGTTCTTCGATAGTTTCTGTTGCTATTCCAAGTCTGCAAAATGTGTTCCAACTTGACTTTACAGGTGTTTCCTGGATTATTTTTTCTTTCTACATTACTAGTAGCATCGCTCAACCTGTCATGGGAAAGGCCAGCGATTTATTCGGTCGCAGGAAGATATTTCTTACCGGACTTGTTATAGCCTTCATTGCATCATTATTAGCTCCATTATCACCAAACTTCGGGTGGCTCATCGTGTTCCGCATTGTGCAATCCATCGGAACAAGCATGATGGTAGGGGTTGGAATGGCCATTGTTCGAATCCATATTACAGAGAAACAAGCGACTGCGCTGTCTGTTTTGTCCATATTCCTGTCAGGAGCGGCAGCAATTGGACCCTTTATTGGCGGGGTTTTGATTCATTGGTGGGATTGGCCTGCTATCTTTTTCGTCAATATTCCGTTTGTGTTGGCTAGCTTTCTATTGGCTTGGAGGACTATTCCTAAGGACGAACCGCCAATATCCGTTGCACGCAACATGTCCTTTCGTAAATGGTTTGATTTGATTGATGCATCAGGGATTCTGCTCTTCACATTGGGTCTGGTTGCCCTGCTCGTTGGATTACTCTCGGCAAAATCATCTGGGCATATCTCATTAGAAAATGTCATTGTCGGGCTGATAGGCCTCGTTGCGCTGGGGGCATTCGTACGATATGAGTTAAAAGCGACGACACCCTTTATTCCTTTACGCACATTCGCCAAATATCCTACGATGACTTGGGTTAATATCGAATTCATGCTCGTTAATGTACTTTATTACTCGCTCTTTTTCGGGGTTCCATCCTACTTGCAAATAGCACGTCATGTCAGCGAGTTCCAAACAGGGCTTCTCATGCTAAGCTTAGGCTTGTGCTCGCTAGCTACTTCTCCAATAGCAGGACGATGGATCGATAAATCAGGACCCAGACCGGCATTGCTAATGTCCGCAATTCTGATGACATTGGGGTCGGTGTGGCTCGTGACATTGAGTCAAACTTCACCGGTTATCAGCGTGTGTTTGGCTCTGGCTGCATTCGGTATTAGCAACGGGTTGAACAATGTAGGTATGCAAGCAGCCATGTTCCAAAGTTCTCCAAAAGAAATAATCGGTGTAGCATCCGGATTATTTAATACATCAAGATACCTGGGAACCATTCTCTCTTCATTGTTGATAAGTATCGTAATGGGAGGTAAGTTCAGCTTCGAGGGATTTCAAGTGCTTGGGATTATCCTCACGGTAATTGCATTGTCTTTGGTATTCATGAGTTGGCGACGCCGGGAGTCAGGACAATTGCAAGAGTCGTAGGTTTCACCAAGTTCAAATTTACAAATCATTGCGTGGTACGAATCATCATGCACCAAATGTCATTGGTTTGGCCAATCCTGATTCTGATATTCAAGCCGCTGATTTCCACATATCTTCTAATCAGCGGCCTAAAAATTCAACTTTTATTAATGAAGGACAAATGCTTCCATGATATATCGATTACAGATATTGTAAAACGGGCTGGTGTGTCTCGAACTGCCTACTACCGCAACTACGACTCTAAAGAGGATATATTGCGAAGCGTAATGAAGGAAATCGTGGATAAAGTCATAGTTGCCATGAATCTGCGTCTTCCAATAAGTAACACATATGAATACTGGTACTCCTTATTCCACATGCTAAAACAACATGCCGATAGTTTACAAATACTTCTCATGGCGAATTTCGGAGATGCATTACTAAGCGAAATACACAGCATAATGCAGAGTTCTGTATCCAAAGATAGTATCCAGGAAAATTACAAATCTTATTTTTGGAGTGATGCCATTTACAGTGTAGCAGCGAGTTGGATTCGAGATGGTATGCAGCAGACGGCCGAGGAAATGGCGAAGATTTGCTATCAAATCATAGATCGCATGAATGAGGATTGTCATAGCACTCAAAAAGAATAGGTCGATAAACCAGACAGCTCTTTGACCATTACCTTTTCTCCGTTTATATCTAGCTCTCCATTAAAACGAAAACCAAACTTTTGGTATAAATACAAGGCTCGGTGATTGTCCTCATAAAGACTTAGATAGATCTCTTTACAATGGTATAAATTGACAAGATGTTCAATAAGTGCTGTAAGCATCATTTTCCCAAATCCCTGTCCCTGGAAATTCTCGTCAATCATGAATCGATCCAACCATACTCGGCCGCTATGACCTTCTCCAGGAAAGAATCCATACATGGCAAACCCAATCAAAACATGTTCCCAATAAAGTCCTGCTGGTCGGTAGAAAGTGCAATCTTTAGCATCTTCCAAACTTTGTTCTGAAGCTTCAATATATGATTTTTGATGATCGCTTACACGCAAAGACAATATTTCTTTCACATTTTCCTTAGTCACTTCTCTAATAGAGACTGTCATCATATCAACCTTTTCCTGTACATAATTTATGATTCCTAATTTCTACTGCAATAAAGTTAAGCGTGTGGTCACAGCAGTAGCCAGCACAACAAGGTCTTCTCTCCCTTGCTTTGGCTCATTACTATTCATACAATAAGGTATACCGTAACCAGATAGTCAAGTGAGGATGAAATGATGAAAAAAAATTCGGAAACGTATTTTACAACAGGACAATTCGCTAAAATATGCAAGGTAAATAAGAGGACTTTATTTCATTATGATGAGATTGGGCTATTCCAACCTGCTTTTATAGATGAAAACGGGTATCGTTATTATTCTTATCATCAATTTGATTTATTCTCCATTATTACTGTTTTAAAGGAATTAAACGTTCCTTTAAAAGAAATCAAGACGTATCTTGATGAGAGAACTCCAGAACGAATATTGGATTTGTCGAAACACAAAATATCAGAAGTGAATAAAGAAATCGATAAAATGATTAAAATTAAGCACATATTGGAAGAAACCATTGTCTATACGCACAAGGGATTAAACTCTACAAGTAGTGAAATTAAATTGGAAGAACATGAAGAGGAAAGAATCATTCGAAGCACTTCATTGGAGGAAAACAATATAAACGATTACGCTGAATGGATGATGAATTTCAAAAAATTTGAACATAGTACACAATCTGTTGGAGCATCTTTTGTTGGGTCTATGTTGGATAAAGAAGCTATTTTAGCGGGTAAATATGCCTCAAAGTCGTATCTTTTTGTAAAAACAAACAATAGAAATAACACACATTTTTCAAATTTCATAAAACCAAAGGGGTTATACGCTGTTGCATATCATCATGGAAGCTATGAAAAGATCGGCAGAACCTATGAGAGACTAATTCAGTATATTGAAAAGGAAAATTTTCTTATTCAGGAATTTGCTTATGAGGAATATCTTATCGATGAAGTTGGTGCAAAAGATGAGAGTGAATATGTTACTCAAATTACAGTTAGGTTAAAGAGTAAAAATTTATAGTTGTTGAAAAAAAAGAAATAACGCTCCAGGTTGCATTATTGCTGCTGGAACGTTGCTCCCCTTTTATTCCTCTATGATTGCTACGGGACGAGCCCATCCGGCACTCGCTCTTTCCACTTTAACCGGAAAACAGCAGACCTTGAAGCCAAACGGCTTTGGCAGAAGCTCCAAATTGGCCAACTTTTCGATCTGGCAATATTCCCGGTCTTTGCCGACATAGTGCGCTGCCCACAGGACGCCATCTCTCGGCTGCTGCTTGTAGGCCTCCGCCTGGAGATTGAGCGGGATATCCCAACCCCAGCCGTCAGTACCAACTACCTTAATTCCTTGATCCAGTAACCACATGGTCGCTTCGGCCGAGACACCAGCATGAAGAAATGCATACTTTTCATCATACAACCGCTTATCCGCATCGCTCCGGATAAGCACAATATCGAGCGGCTTAAGCTTGTACCCAATGCGGCTCAGCTCCGCAACCAGATCTTCAGATGTTACCTCATAGCCGGGCGGCTTAGAACTAAAATCAAGAAGCACGCCATCAGAAAAAAACCACTCTAGCGGCAGTTCGTCAATCGTTCTAGCCGGTTTCCCTTGCGATGTTGGCCAGTAGTGCCAAGGTGCGTCGACATGCGTCCCCGAATGCGTATTAAGCGTTACAGTTTCGGTAGCCCATGCTTTGCCTTCCGGAAAGTCGTCAGGTTTCAGACCTAGTAAGGCTGACGCTTGCATCGCGCCTTCGCTATGGCTCGAATACTCGATCTTTGCTGCTATCGGCTCACGGATGCTAGGGCTTATCGGGACGCTCAAATCAATGAGTCTCATCGCTTTCCCTCTCTTTCGTTTCTTGTCTATAATTTTCCGTTTCATGGCCATTATACCATATTGCTTTTACTATCTGGTGACCGTAGTCTTGTTACAGCTCTATATTTTGAGGCTAGCCTCACTAGCCAGTAATTTCCCGTCATAATCATTAATTTTCCAATCCAATCTCTTTATGGTTTCGTCAATTTCCATCTTTTTTTTTACTAGCTTTTCTCTTTCGTTAGTCAAGATTTTTTTGCGAGCTTCTATGGTACGGTCTCCTTCAATAAATAAAGATGTATATTCAATCAACGCCTCTATCGTCAATCCGGCGCTTCGCATGCATTTTATAAATTCGATCCATTTAATATCCTCTTCAGTGTAGTCACGGACACCGCTTTCTTTACGGTTTACCGGTGGAATCAAACCAACCTGTTCATAATATCTAAGTGTTGCTGATGTTAAATCAAACTGCTCTGCCACTTTTGCAATATTCATTTTCTTCACCTCGTATTTTCTTTATGTATTGACCTTATCACTTAAAGTTAACTTTAAGCAAGATTTACAACTTCAAGCGTAATGGCGTTTCTTGTTTCAAAATTTCCTCTTGCCTTAAAGTGGGCTTTAAGGTTTAAACTACATAACGAAACCAAAAAAATCGAATGGAGGATGTGTAAATGGCGACGATATTTTATTCGGTGCAGTTTGGTCAAGGGAGAATGCACCCATCGGAAATGTAACCTTCGCTTGATTATTTATCATTTATTCATACAAAGGGGTTGAAAAATATGTGTCAAACTCGCGTTCTGAGTGTACCAAGTGCAAAAGCACATTTTGAAAAGACCACAATTAAGCGTAGAGAATTGCAGCCACATGATGTTTTAATCGATATTAAATTTAGCGGGATTTGCCATTCCGACATTCATAGTGCCCATGATGAATGGGGCGGCGGCATCTTCCCCATGGTTCCTGGCCATGAAATTGCCGGTGTTGTAGAAGCCGTAGGTTCTGAGGTCACTAAGTTTTCTATTGGCGACCGAGTTGGTGTAGGTTGCTATGTAGACTCCTGCGGAGAATGCGAATACTGCCTGCGAGGCGAAGAGCAATTTTGTACAAAAGGTTTTGTCGCCACCTATAATTCCAGAGACTACGACGGCAATCCAACTTATGGTGGATATAGCCAGAAGATTGTTGTAAAAGAAGGTTTTGTTGTTCATATTCCGGACAGCCTAGAGCTGGATGTAGCAAGTCCGCTACTCTGTGCAGGAATCACCACCTATTCTCCTTTGAAGCACTGGAATGCCGGACCTGGCAAGAAAGTAGCTATTTTGGGAATGGGCGGTTTAGGCCATATGGCGATCCAATATGCGCATGCTATGGGTGCTGAGGTCACTGTACTGAGTCGGTCGTTGAATAAAAAAGATGAGGCTTTGAGCTTTGGTGCTGATCATTATTTTGCAACAAGTGATCCAGAGACATTCACTGAATTGGCGGGCCGTTTCGACCTTATCTTGAACACTGTATCTGCCAATCTTGACGTAGATGCCTACTTATCAATACTAAGCATTGACGGAACAATGGTAAACGTGGGTGCACCCAGTAAGCCCGATCAATATAATGTCTTTTCCTTAATAATGGGTCGACGCAGTATTGCCGGCTCACTCGTTGGCGGTATCCGTGAAACTCAAGAGATGCTTGATTTTTCTGCTGAACACGGTATTGCTCCGCAAATCGAAGTCATTGCTGCGGATCAAGTTGACGAAGCTTATGACCGAGTTCTCCGGAGTGACGTTCGTTATCGGTTCGTGATCGACGTATCTACGTTGTAACATCAAAAAAAGGGCGGCTCTTCTCCGAAGAGCTAGCCCTTTTTTTCAGTATTTATACACCTCTTCTAATTGATCAGCGTCGATTAAGCTCAATTTTAGGAACAATACCGTGGTGAGCGGCAAATTCGATCATCTCTTGTGTTTCTCGTATCCCTCCAACATTTGATCCAGCCATGCTCAGGTTAAAATCATATCTAACATTCCACTGCTCTGTCATCGTATTTACCCCCCATTAGGATGAGTTGCCTACACCACTATAACGTAGGAATTTCCGCTTACCTTTACTTCTGTTTCCCATTATACTTATATCATGCAAGCTGAAGAATAATAGCTGGAGCGATTTTCGTTATGTTGTCCTCCCATATACTGAAGAGAACAACATCTACGATAAACAACATGATGGAAGGACTACCTATGTATAGATATATGATTGCGAATTTTGCCTTGTTAACGGCGTTCCTCTTTCTATTCAACCATTTATTCCGACGCTACTTGATGGAAGACCATCGTACCTTGCGATTTAAGTTGCTGATAGGGATCATGCACGGCTGCTGTGCTCTTCTTCTTCTGTTGTTCAGTTATCAAATAAACGAAACATCCTTTATCGATTTCCGCCATATCGTTGTCATCAGTTCCGCTTATTTTGGGGGGCTGCCCGCTTCTTTAGTGACCGCCTTATTCTTTGTGTTGGGCCGTGTTACATTAGTGGGGACTTTTACGCCTTCGCCTGCCAGCATGACGCCATTATTATCGATTACATTAGCTGCCATCGGCAGCGGGATCATTATGCAGGTTGTCAAACGTTATAGGTACCGCTGGTTGCTTTCGGTATTACTGAGTATGACGCTTATTACGATTATGTCGCTCATGAGGGGGATCATCAAGGATACCTATTCCTATTTAGCGCTTGTTGGTTTGGGCGGACTTTTCGCAGCATCGTTAATTGCTTTCTTTTCTACAACGAATCAACTAACTAAACAATTGGAGCACAGCGAGCGAAAATACCGTTCCCTACATGCACTTCAAGAAGCGATTTTTCAATCCGCAGTAGGTACGGCTATCATAGCCATCGATTGGCAGGGACAGATCACGCATGCCAATAAGGGTACAGAAAAAATGCTTGGCTACCGGGCTGACGAGCTGATTGGCAAGGAATCTCCCCTGATCTTTCATGACCCGAATGAAGTAGAAGCTTATGGGAAAGAATTATCCGAAAAAATAGGTAAACCCATTCATGGATTAAATGTGTTTTTTTACGGCGCGGCAGAATATGTATCCGAAGGACGAGAATGGTCATATATTCGGAAGGATGGTACCAGGATAACGGTATTGCTGACATTGTCACCGCTTTTACTGGACGGGAAAACGGTTGGAGTCATTGGGCTTGCCAAGGATATTTCCGAAAGAAAGAAAATGGAAGAGCAATTGAAGCAGCTTTCCCTGTTGGATGGACTAACCAAAATTGCAAACCGTCGTTTTTTTGATGAAATGCTCAAACAGGAATGGAAAAATGCAGAGCAGAATGAGAAAGGATTGTCTCTTATCTTCTTTGATATAGATCATTTTAAAGCTTATAACGATCTTTACGGACATCAGGCCGGGGACGAATGCTTACGTAAAGTAACGGCCATCGCCAAAAAGACCCTCAACCATCCAGCGGCTACAATCGCCCGTTACGGAGGGGAAGAATTTACGGTTATCCTGCCTGATACAAGTGCCAAGCGAGCGGCGCAACTTGCCGAGGATCTGAGATTAGCCGTAGAAAATGCCGCAATCCTTCATAACAGATCGTGGATGAAAAATGTGGTCACCGTCAGTATCGGAGTCTCAACGTGCAATCCTGATGCCAACAGTGTTCCTGAGGAGCTGATTGCAAAAGCAGACGAAGCACTTTATTACGCCAAGAGTCATGGGCGCAATCGCATTGCTAGTTACAAGGAGATATCGGAGAAAGCGGGGACACTTGGGGGATGAGCGCTACTCCTGATAGCATAAGCCCAATCGCGCACCTGGCTACACAAAAAAGCGGTAGTTTGGGGAAATAAAATCCCAAACTACCGCTGCTGCTTCAGCATTAGTAAGCACTACTACCCACAATATTAGAGCAATACATTGCTTCTTCTATTTCTTTGTCTGGACGCGTTTAAGATAGACATATTATCGTTCTATCTCCTCATTCATTGAAGCCATTATTTTTATATTTTTTGTATGCTAATGGTGTCATGTTCATCGACTTTCGGAAATGATGAATGAAGTAGCTTGT
This DNA window, taken from Paenibacillus kribbensis, encodes the following:
- a CDS encoding sensor domain-containing diguanylate cyclase; its protein translation is MYRYMIANFALLTAFLFLFNHLFRRYLMEDHRTLRFKLLIGIMHGCCALLLLLFSYQINETSFIDFRHIVVISSAYFGGLPASLVTALFFVLGRVTLVGTFTPSPASMTPLLSITLAAIGSGIIMQVVKRYRYRWLLSVLLSMTLITIMSLMRGIIKDTYSYLALVGLGGLFAASLIAFFSTTNQLTKQLEHSERKYRSLHALQEAIFQSAVGTAIIAIDWQGQITHANKGTEKMLGYRADELIGKESPLIFHDPNEVEAYGKELSEKIGKPIHGLNVFFYGAAEYVSEGREWSYIRKDGTRITVLLTLSPLLLDGKTVGVIGLAKDISERKKMEEQLKQLSLLDGLTKIANRRFFDEMLKQEWKNAEQNEKGLSLIFFDIDHFKAYNDLYGHQAGDECLRKVTAIAKKTLNHPAATIARYGGEEFTVILPDTSAKRAAQLAEDLRLAVENAAILHNRSWMKNVVTVSIGVSTCNPDANSVPEELIAKADEALYYAKSHGRNRIASYKEISEKAGTLGG